Proteins encoded by one window of Mercenaria mercenaria strain notata chromosome 4, MADL_Memer_1, whole genome shotgun sequence:
- the LOC123552837 gene encoding uncharacterized protein LOC123552837 has protein sequence MQYCLDARPEERTYNQLNSRRIELQEIQDDYSNFSRNIHEQVESDTDQTFLKERYIENEKARIIAEEVSDAYWPANRRKECKPAIPRQPEECWGLKLLLVRLSKELTEYDLETIKFLLIGKNDGDSAGYLQNASPLKVFDLLQTRNFVTSKDLLFLQTILAALGNESLIDMVYKYAQNTENVLHFDPPLRYTATGDHLREINVRGVDFRCYSTIQLDILCNRILRIAAVCSNRRPISTSCEQLRLSTCISCSRDNTCGSSDDLLVYEINEPCEPSQETHVKNSRSRHYVLFCDTGIQTDTEIVDIQHRHALAEENERLKRQLAEAKQYIQMQAMDISEMKHMKKSKSLETNNLQLYDDMPSLLTNILETTDVSESEEFDSSHMNKLTKDREYELNSLKKDNAVLNMRASVLSEESQNLLFKYNEAQSKYEETLSKYNEAIKENGELKVEKLDTEIQMTILQRNFDELKAKLETRIEEENSLIMGLRNELEMTTASLLNAQNDKRLYELTRCLEQIASMSMTVKKVYGNFHPAHEHISPEQDELFRKSLSGKIGRIYPQIYYTTNKR, from the exons ATGCAATATTGTTTGGATGCAAGACCAGAAGAAAGAACTTACAATCAACTAAATTCTAGAAGAATTGAATTACAAGAAATCCAGGATGATTATTCAAATTTTTCACGAAACATTCATGAACAGGTAGAGTCTGACACAGATCAAACTTTTCTCAAAGAACGTtacattgaaaatgaaaaagcTAGAATTATAGCCGAAGAAGTATCTGACGCATACTGGCCGGCAAATAGGAGAAAGGAATGCAAGCCAGCAATTCCTCGGCAACCAGAAGAATGTTGGGGACTGAAGTTACTGCTTGTCCGACTGTCGAAAGAACTAACAGAGTACGATTTGGAAACAATTAAGTTTCTGTTGATAG gCAAGAATGATGGGGATAGCGCAGGATATCTTCAAAATGCATCACCTCTTAAAGTGTTTGACCTTTTACAAACGAGAAACTTCGTTACAAGTAAAGACTTGCTCTTTCTACAAACGATTCTGGCTGCACTAGGAAACGAATCGCTTATTGATATGGTTTACAAGTACGCCCAAAACACAGAAAATGTTTTGCACTTTGATCCACCGCTTAGATACACCG CAACTGGCGACCATCTTAGAGAAATCAACGTGAGAGGAGTTGATTTCCGTTGCTACTCCACCATTCAACTTGACATATTGTGCAACAGGATATTAAGAATAGCAGCAGTCTGCTCAAACCGCCGGCCAATTTCAACATCGTGCGAACAACTAAGGCTTTCTACATGTATATCTTGTTCCCGGGATAATACGTGCGGTAGCAGCGACGATTTGCTCGTATATGAAATCAATGAACCGTGTGAGCCATCACAAGAAACACATGTCAAGAACTCTAGAAGCAGGCATTACGTTCTTTTCTGTGacactg GAATACAAACTGATACAGAAATCGTTGACATACAGCATCGACACGCACTAGCAGAAGAAAACGAGCGTCTAAAACGACAACTGGCTGAAGCAAAACAGTACATACAAATGCAAGCAATGGACATTTCTGAAATGAAACACATGAAGAAATCGAAAAGTctggaaacaaacaatcttcAGTTATATGATGATATGCCATCTCTTTTGACAAATATTCTTGAAACAACAGATGTAAGTGAAAGCGAAGAGTTTGATAGTTCCCATATGAACAAGCTGACAAAAGACAGAGAGTATGAATtgaattcattgaaaaaagacaATGCCGTCCTAAACATGAGAGCTTCCGTATTATCAGAAGAATCCCAAAATCTTCTGTTTAAATATAACGAAGCCCAGTCTAAATATGAAGAAACTTTGTCGAAATATAATGAGGCCATCAAAGAGAATGGAGAGCTTAAGGTTGAAAAGTTAGACACAGAAATACAAATGACCATTTTGCAAAGGAACTTTGATGAGCTTAAAGCAAAGCTTGAAACACGAATAGAGGAAGAAAATTCGCTCATTATGGGTCTGAGAAATGAGCTGGAAATGACAACAGCAAGCTTGCTCAATGCACAAAATGATAAACGTTTGTATGAACTGACGAGATGTTTGGAGCAGATAGCATCAATGTCCATGACAGTGAAGAAAGTGTATGGCAACTTCCATCCGGCACACGAACATATTTCACCGGAGCAGGACGAACTTTTTAGAAAGTCTCTGTCAGGAAAAATTGGAAGAATTTATCCACAAATTTATTACACAACAAATAAAAGATGA